A single window of Prochlorothrix hollandica PCC 9006 = CALU 1027 DNA harbors:
- a CDS encoding GNAT family N-acetyltransferase has product MIPACFSPATPADLPRLHRAMVDFYSHEGLSLDAGVITALETLLATPSYGQVYVIEPLAPAWDGSPPVPSSPAQPQAQPVGYLVLTYGYSLEFQGRTALLDELYLPPAHRGQGLGTQALEFVIQTCCDQGIHLLFLEARPENIKAQALYERLGFRKNDRDIMLRRL; this is encoded by the coding sequence ATGATCCCGGCTTGCTTTTCCCCGGCAACTCCCGCCGATTTGCCCCGTCTCCACCGTGCCATGGTGGATTTTTATAGCCATGAAGGACTATCCCTCGACGCTGGCGTGATCACAGCCCTGGAAACCTTACTGGCAACCCCCAGTTACGGACAGGTGTATGTGATTGAACCCCTGGCTCCAGCTTGGGATGGCTCCCCGCCGGTTCCCAGTTCCCCGGCCCAGCCCCAGGCCCAGCCCGTGGGTTACCTGGTTTTAACCTATGGCTACAGTCTGGAGTTCCAAGGCCGCACAGCCTTGTTAGATGAGTTATACCTGCCCCCCGCCCACCGGGGCCAAGGTCTCGGCACCCAAGCTCTGGAATTTGTGATCCAAACCTGTTGTGATCAAGGGATCCACCTACTCTTTTTGGAAGCCCGACCCGAAAATATAAAAGCCCAAGCTCTTTATGAACGCTTGGGCTTTCGGAAAAACGATCGCGATATCATGCTGCGAAGGCTGTAG